The following proteins come from a genomic window of Geminicoccaceae bacterium SCSIO 64248:
- a CDS encoding aldo/keto reductase — protein sequence MSSRFELSARRTLGKSGVAVSPLCLGTMMFGDQTERADAARIVDSAKDAGVNFIDTADAYAKGESERIVGELIKANREHWVLATKVGNATEDGPGGLKPEWLAGAIDKSLARLALEHVDIWYLHRPDRDVPLEDTIGAVGRIVEAGKIRAWGFSNYRGWQVGELVRVADSLGVPRPVVCQPYYNAVNRMPENDILPACLHYGIGVVPYSPLARGVLTGKYAPDEAPSGESRAGRNDRRMMETEWRRESLVVAREIVEHVAFRNGMTAADFALLWVLNNRIVTSVLAGPRTQEHWQAYLGALEHEFDAEDEALIDRLVASGHPSTPGYNDPRYPIEGRMVG from the coding sequence GTGAGCAGCCGGTTCGAGTTGAGCGCCCGCCGTACCCTCGGCAAGAGCGGTGTCGCCGTGTCGCCTTTGTGCCTCGGCACCATGATGTTCGGAGACCAGACCGAGCGTGCCGACGCAGCGCGCATTGTCGATAGCGCAAAGGACGCGGGCGTCAACTTCATCGACACCGCCGATGCCTACGCCAAGGGCGAGTCCGAGCGCATCGTGGGCGAGCTCATCAAGGCGAACCGCGAGCATTGGGTCCTCGCCACCAAGGTCGGCAACGCGACCGAGGACGGGCCGGGCGGCCTCAAGCCCGAATGGCTCGCCGGCGCCATCGACAAGAGCCTGGCCCGTCTTGCGCTGGAGCATGTCGACATCTGGTACCTGCACCGGCCCGACCGCGACGTGCCGCTCGAGGATACGATCGGCGCGGTCGGCCGGATCGTCGAGGCGGGAAAGATCCGGGCCTGGGGCTTCTCGAACTATCGCGGCTGGCAGGTCGGCGAGCTCGTGCGGGTCGCCGACTCCCTGGGCGTGCCGCGCCCGGTCGTCTGCCAGCCCTACTACAACGCCGTCAACCGCATGCCCGAGAACGACATCCTGCCGGCCTGCCTGCACTACGGCATCGGCGTCGTGCCGTACTCGCCGCTGGCGCGCGGGGTTCTCACGGGCAAGTACGCGCCGGACGAGGCGCCGTCCGGCGAGAGCCGCGCCGGCCGCAACGACAGGCGGATGATGGAGACCGAATGGCGGCGCGAATCGCTCGTCGTCGCACGCGAGATCGTCGAGCACGTCGCCTTCCGGAACGGCATGACCGCGGCGGATTTCGCCCTGCTCTGGGTGCTGAACAACCGGATCGTGACCAGCGTGCTCGCCGGGCCGCGGACCCAGGAGCACTGGCAGGCCTATCTCGGCGCCTTGGAGCACGAGTTCGACGCGGAGGACGAGGCGCTGATCGACCGGCTGGTCGCCTCGGGCC